AGGACTATGGCCGCAAGATGGAGCAGGACCACTCCATGGCCAACGAGAAGCTCACGGCGATCGCCACGAAGAAAGGGATGACGCTGCCCAAGGACCTCGACGCCGAGCACAAGGCCCTCTACGAGCGCCTGTCCAAACTCACGGGCAAAGCCTTCGACACCGCCTATCGGGAAGCGATGGTGAAGGGGCACGAAAAGGCCATCAAGCTCTTCGAGGAAGAAATCGCCAAGGGCCAGGATGCCGACCTCAAGGACTTTGCCACCAAGACGCTGCCAACGCTCAAGGAGCACCTCAAGCTCGCCGAGCAGCTCCCCGGCTAGATGCCCGCCCCCGCCTCGAACGAGGCGGGGGCCTTTCTCACTGGACGAGGCCCAGGAAGTCCTTCTTGACCCACTCGGGACTCTGCTGCACGTCCCAGACCTGGAGCCCATCGAGGGTGCCCAGGGCGCAGGCCGTGAAGTTGCTAGACGTGCCCGAGAAGAGCAGGCGCCCGAGTGGGCTGTTGAAGATAGGGCCTGCGTAAGGGTGAGTCGCCACCTTCTCCCCATCCAGGTACAGCTCCATGCCGCGCGGCCCCCAGCTCGTCGCCAGGTGGTGCCATGTATCCGCGCGCCAGGGCGTCGTCGTGGTCGGCCGATAGGTCGCAACATTCCAGGCGGTGCCGCTGTGGAGCTGGAGCCGCAGCTGGGGGGTACCGTCCGCGGCCCGATAGGTATCCAGGTTGAAGACGTCGTCGCCGTTGTCCGCCCGCGTCACGCCGAAGACCATGGTCGGGCGCTCGCCCCAGTGGTAGGCGGGCCGGTACCAGAAGGCCGCGGTCCCTTGCGAGCGGTTGAGGTAGCGATTGGCGTCGAAGGCGAGGGTGTCGGGCCCGGTGCCGTCGCCCCCGTAGGGGGTGGGGTAGTCCGCCTCCTCGACCTGGAAGCCGTCGAACCAGGCGGTGCCGGTGCGGCGGCGCAGGATCGGGATGACCTTGGCCGTTGTACAGGTGTTGACGAAGGTCTTGGTGACGCTGATCCGCGTCCAGCCGAAGGTCCCCACCGGCGCCGGGCAGGAGTTGATGATGTCCGGGACCGAGAGCGGACCGCTCGCCAGGTAGGGATCCAGGTAGATGCCGAAGTCGATCCCGTCCGGGCTGCCGGTGATCCCCTGGCCCTTCACCCAGACCGAGAAGGTATAGGTACGGCCCGCGCGGAAGGTCTGATTCAGCATGTAGTGGACGTAATCCTCGTTGGCGCTCGCCTTGGTGACCCGCAGCGATCGCGCCCCGAAGCGGTACACGTTGGGATCGAGCGCGAACTGGCCTCCGTTGCTCCCGCTCAAGAGCATCCCGTCTGGCACCCCGTCGGCATCGCCGTCCAGCTCGAAGCTGGAGTTGGGGGCGAGGTTGGTCCCCAAATCCACGACCACCCCGGTTCCCACGCGGCCCGAGGCCAGGGTGGTCCCGACGCGCTCGTCCGCGTTCGAGAAGCCCTGGATCACGCGCTGGCCTTGCGGCGCGTAGTCGGTGGCCCCGCCTCCCTCCTCGAGTTGGAGGGCATCCACGTAGACCGTCGCGGGGAAGGTGACCTCGCCTGCGACGCTGCCCGGCCGGAACAGGGCGATCGCCCGCGGGGTCGAACCCGTCGCGGTGAAGCTGAAGGAGTAGCGCCGCCACTGCTGGGTGAGCACGAAGTTCGGGCTGTTGAAGCGCGTCAAGGCATCCGTCTGCGGGTTCACCTGGAACTGCAGACGCTCCCCGCCGCTGGCCCCGCGGGCGTAGAGCGAGTAGGTGTAGGTCTTGCCGGCCTCCAGGCCAAGCCCCTTGCTGAGCAGGAACCCGCCCGCGTAGCCCTGGCCGAGCCACATGTCCCCCGCGGCGTTGGCGGTGAAGCGTAGCGCCTGCTTCCCCTCATGGACGACGCCCGTCTCGATCGAATAGGTGGCCGCGGCGACCGGGTTGTGGAAGAACCACTCACGCAGCGCAGCGTCCTCGAAGCCCGGATTCACGAGCAAGTTGCGGCTGCGATCGCCCATCCCAAGGCGCCAGACCCCGCCCGGACCGGGTCTCACGAACTGGACCGGGTCCATGTCGCCAAGCAGGGCCTCTTGGACCAGGGCCTCGACCTGACGCACCAGGGCCTCGGAGGCCCCTGCGCCGAGGGCCGAGGCACGAGGGGTCCCGGTGGTGGTCTCGTAGCTCACCTTGCCGATCACGTCGCTCGCCGCCAGGCCCAGGTGGTCCCAGAGGAGGCCGACCGCCGTGGTCATGCTCGAGAGCTGGATGGCCGTCCCGCTGACGCTGGTCCAGCCACTCGCGGTGAACTGCACCAGGGTCCTCAAGCGGAAGACCGGGCTACCGGCTCCGGCGAGGGTCTTGGAGGATTCGAGCAGGTAAAGCCCGCCCACGGCCGGGGTGAAGGCGCCGAGGGCCTGAACGGTGAAGGTCCCGTCCGGCGCGGTGATCCCGGTGCCCTTGGCCTGAAGGGTCGCCGGATCGAGGAGGGTGACGGTGGCGTTGACCCGCACCTGGCTGACGTTGGCCTGGGCGGCGTACGAGTCGTCGAGCACCAGCCGCCCCGTGAAGAGGGAAGCCCCCACGAGCGCGCGTGCTGTATTCGAGGGGCCTGGCGCCGCGGCCGGTGGCAGCTGGCAGCCGAGCAAGCTCAGGGCAGCCATCAGAAAGGCGATCGTCACGCGCAAGCAACGGGCCATGGCGCTACTCCTGGCTGAGCCCGCGCGCGTCGCGGGCGATTTCGTCGGCGGCCTTGGCGTAGTCGTAGGTGCGGAGCTGGTCGATGGTCCCCTCCAGGTTGGTGACGCCCCCGCCGAAGTTCCGGCCGACGTAGAGATCGAGCGGGTCCTCGTTCATCAGGGCGTTCGGGACCACGCTCGTCGCAAGCGCCCCATCCAGGTAGAGGGCCACCTTGGACGCGCTCCAGGTGAAGGCCACGTGGTGCCACTCGTTGGCCTTCCAGTGGGAAACCGACACGCTCGGCGCCTGCTGGGGCTGCCCACCGACCCGGTACCAGAGGATCAGGGTGCCGTTCTCCTTGAAGAGGCTCACGACCTCGTTCTGGACGGCGACTGCCGGATCGTCGAACTCGACCAGGTAGTTGCGCTGGGTCGAGTTGCCCGGCCAGGTGGGCTTCACCCAGAACGAGACGGTTCCCGCGCCCTTCTTGAGCATGCCCTCGCGGCGGAAGGCCAGGGAGTTGGCAGGCAACAGCCGCTGCACCCGGTTGTTGTTGTCGTCACCCACCAGGATGGCGCCGTCCGGCGCGTAGGCGAGCCCCCGCGCGTTGGCGAACTGGCCGTTGCCCGGGCCGGGCCCACCGAAGGCCCCGATCAGGTTGCCGAAGCGATCGAACTTCTGGATGCGGGAAGCCGAGCTCTCGGCGACCCAGACGTAGCCCGCATGGTCGATCAAGACGTCCTCGGGGTCCTGGAACTGACCGGGGGCCGGGCCATTGACGCCCCACTTGCGCAAGAAGACGCCGTTCGCGTCGAAGACCTGGATGCGGTGGTTGGCCCGATCGGCTACGAAAATGTCGCCGTTGGGGGCAATCGCCACCCCCATGACGGCGGCGAAGGCGCCGTCGGCGGCCGAGGTGGCGACGGTATTACCCGCGCTCGTCGTCCAGGTGACACCCCCGCCGATGCCTCGCAGGAAGTTGCCGTTGGGGTCGTACTTGAGGATACGGTGGTTGCTAGAATCCGAGATCCAGACGTTGCCTGCCGCGTCGAAGCGCGCGTGGTGTGGGTAATTCAGGCCGTTGTGGGCTGCGCTGCTCGCCGTTCCCGTCGGCGAGGTCCAGCGCGAACCCTGGCCGATCCCCCACAAGAGGTTGCCGCTCGGGTCGAACTTCTTGACCTGGTGGCTGGCGAAGTCGGTCACCAGCAGGTTGAAATTCCCGTCCACCGAGACGCTGACCGGGTGCCAGAACTGCATGGCGCCGTCGCCCTTGGTGCCGAAGCTCCAGAGCAGGGCGCCGTCGGGGGTGAACTTCCGGATGCGATAGTTGCCGAGGTCCGGGGCGTAGACGTTGCCCAACCGGTCCGCGGTGGGCCCGAGGGTCCGCTGGAGCACGTCACGGCCGCCGATCTGGCCGTCGAAGAGCGCGATCCCATTGGCGCTGACGACGGCGCGACCGCCGTCCTTACCCCGCACCGTCGTGATCCGCTGCCCTTCGAGGGTTCCGGTCTGGTAGGCCTCTTCAAGGTCGAAGAGGACCCGGCCGGCCGAGGGACCGTAGGCCAGGCGATAGGTGGCATCGGCGGCCGTGTAGGCGATCCAGCGCACCGGGTCGAGGTTGACGGCGAGGGCCTGGCTCACCAGAGCGCTCACCGCGTCGAGCTCGGCGTTCGTCACGCCGGCTCCTTCGGCGAAGGAGCCGGTGGCCGGATCGAGACGACCCAGCAGGGCGCTGCCGTCGCGGGCGCGCAGGTCCCGAATGACGGCAAGGGCCGTGGTCCGTGCGCTCAGGACGATCCCTGCGCCGCCTGCTGCGGCCTCGGTCGAACCCGAGAGCGCACGCCAGCGGTTCCCGTCCCAGCTGACCAGGGTGCGGAAGCGCAGGGCGGCGCGATCGCCCGCTGACCCGAAGCTCTTGAGGGCATCGAGGGCGTAAACGGCGTTGGTCGTCGGAGCGAAGGAAACGAAGGGGTTGAGCGAAAAGGCCCCCGAAGCATCGGTCAGGCCGGTGGCGACCACCTGGTTGGAGGCATTCAGCAAGGTGACGGTGGCGTTGGCCACCAGATCCGAAGCACTCGCCTGAGCCGAATAGCCGGCCACGATCCGGCCCCAGAGGGGTGCTGCTTGGGCCTCAAGCTCGGTTGGCGGCACTGTGACGACGGGCCGGCCGGGTGCGAGGCACCCGCCCAGCGCGATCGCAACCGCCACTCCCATCCAAAGCCGCCGCATGGTCCCTCCGGCTCAAATCCCCTGCTAGAGGGAACATACCCGGGATGAGAAGCGGCTAAGCGAGTGTTTACCGGAGCTGGCGGCGCAGCGCGTGGATGATGTCCGGGGCGACGCGTTGCGTGCCCCAGTCGATGGCCCATGCGGGGATCAGGGGAATACCGGGATCGAGACGCACCTTGTAGATCACCAGGGTTTCGTCCCCGTCCGGCACCAGGTGCCACGAGCCGACGACCTCCTTGACCGTGCCCTCGACCCGGTGCCAGGTGATGGAGCGCTTATCCGCCGCGTGGGTGATGCGGTTGACCACCCAGCGATCGGTCATGGGCCAGGGGTAATCGAGCAGCGAGTAGTGATCCTCGACGGGCCCCTCCTTGGAGCGGGTGTCGGTCTTGAGGATGCCCTTGAAGATCTTGTCGTAGCGATCGTAGTCGATCAGCACGTTCCAGACGCGGTCGGCCGAAGCCTTGACCAGCCCGACGCACAGCACGTCCTTGAGGGTCGACTCGTGGGTGTTGCGCAGGCGCACGACCACCTCGCCCTGCTCGACGGCCTTGACCTCTCGGGCCGAGAGGTCGAGCCCCGCCTCGGGAAGGGCGGCGGCAGGACGCATGAGCGTTAGGGCCAAGCAAAGCGGGACCAGGCAGGCAAGAAGTCGCGATCGCATGGAAGGTTTATACCGATTCTCAAGCGCCCTTGCAACCACCCCTCACGAAGATGCCCCCCGGCTTTGCCGGGGGGCATCGTGAAGAAGCTAGCTACTGTGCGAGGGCGGCCGCCGGGGCCTGGGTCTTGGCGTACCAGACGAGGAAGCCGCGCAGGCCGAGCAGGTAGGTGTGGAACTTGTAGGCCTTCATCTCTTCGTAGGCCTTGTCGTAGCTCCAGCCATCGTGGCTGATGCGGTAGGCGAAGGCGGCGGTGCCGGTGCGATCGCGGCCCTGCATGCAGTGGAAGTAGAGGGGACGCGCCGACGGATCGTTGGCGAGGGTCAGGAACTTGTTGATGTTCTCGAGCTTGGGCGGGGTGATGATGCTCAAGGGGATCGAGACGAACTTGATGCCGCGCGCCTCGGCCCAGGCCTTCTCCTGCGCGACGACCTTCTTGTCGTTCTCGAAGTTGACGATGGTCTTGCAGCCCATCGCGAGCAGCATGTCCATGCCCTTCTCGGTGGGACGGGCGCCGCGCCACAGGTTGGGCTCGAGCTTGCCCAGGTTGCCAAGATCCTCGGCGGGAGGCTTGGGCCAGATGCCTTCGGCGCCGGGCTCCAGGGGGGCGTTGTCGATGAGGCGATCGGGGGACGCCGCCGCCAGGCGCTCAAGCGCGGCGGCAGAGGGAACGGACTCGGCGACCACGCGGTTGCTCGACGCGCCGCTCAGAGCCCCACCCTGCTGGGGCGAGGCCATGCCGCACCCAACGAGCGAAACGGCCATCGCCGCCGTGAGCAGCCCTTGCGTCCAGTGACGAAGCTTCATGGTCCCTCCTCGAAACACACCTTACGATGGATTGGTTATCGGAACGACGACGGATCTCTGACGAGAGTTAACCAAACCTTAAACGGATCTTCGTCAGGTGTCAAACTCTCAGGGGGCCGGTGGCCGCCGCGACGGGCAGGTGGATCCGGAAGGTCGCCCCTTGGCCGAAGGCGCTCTCGAGGGTGATCCGGCCCCCGTGCATGGCGACGAGCTCACGGGCGATGGCCAGACCCAGGCCCACCCCGCCGCGGCGGCGGGTCAGCGAGCGATCGGACTGGTAGAAGCGGTCGAAGACGAAGGCATGCTCCTGGGGATCGATCCCGATCCCTTGATCGCTCACCGAGATGACCACGCCGCCGGGCTCCTTCTCGGCCCGCAGGCTCACGTCGCTCCCCTCGGGCGAAAACTTGGAGGCGTTGGAGAGCAGGTTCAGCACCACCTGGATCAGGCGCTGCGGGTCCCCGTGGATGAGGGGCAGATCGGCGGCGATGGTCACGTTCAGGCGCTGGCGCTTGCGGTCGCAGAGGGGGGTGGCGATCGCGAGCGCCTGGGCCAAGAGGTCGCTCAGCGACGTCAGGCGCGGCTCCAGGCGCAGGGTGCCCCCCGCGATGCGGGCCACGTCCAGGAGGTCATCGACCAAGCGTGCGAGCTGACGAGTGGCCGAGAGAATCCCGGCCACGAACTCCTCTTGGCCGGGGCTCAAATCACCGGCGAGCCGATCCTCCAGGAACTCCCCGAAGCCCAGGATCGCCGCCACCGGCGTGCGCAGCTCGTGGCTCACCACGCTGAAGAACTCGTCCTTGTGGCGATCGAGGCGGCGCAGATCCGCGAGGGTCGCTTCCAGGTAAGCGTTGGCCTCGGCCAGCTCGGTGGTTCGCTCCTCGACCAGGCGGCTGACGCGCTGACGCTCCTCGGCCACCTGCCGGTTCTGCTCCTTCAGCTCATCGGCAACACTCTCGAAGAGCAGCGAAAAGCAGCCGATGGGCTGCAGAATCAGGGCAACCAACAGCAAGACGGTGCTCAAGAGCGTCAAGGCCGGCCACCATACCGAGAGGGCAAAGCAAGTGTAGGAGAGGAAGATGAACGTCGTCGAGACCAGGAGGATGGTCCGCGCCAGGGTACGGGAACGCTGCCAGAAGCGCCAGTAGAGCCCCTGCTGGAAGACGCTGCTCGCGCCCGCGATCCCAACCCAGGTCAGCTGTGCCGGCAGGGCGTAAGGGGCCGGATAAATGACCAAAAGCGAGAGGGCCAGAATCCCGAGACCAATCCAGCCCACGTAGGGGCGCAGCGTCAGGCGGTTTTCCGTCAACCTCAGGTTGAACTCGGTGGCCGTCGCCACCAGCACCCAGTAGGAGGCGGCCCAGAAGGTGGCAAGCCACGCGGGCGCCTCGCCCCGCGCGAAAAAGGAGGCCCCCAAGAAGAGGCCAGCCGCTCCGCACATCCACGCGTACGGCCACGCGTAGGCCCGGTGGTACCGCCGGGCCATGTGGAAGAAGAGCAGACCCTCCAGCAAGCAGACGGCAAAGCTGACGAGGATCAGGGCCTCGGAGAAAAGGTGCATCGCTAATAAAATTCCACAACAAAGTATGAAGAAAGCTATCGTAGCACAAAAAAACGAAGGAGCCGTTTTGCGGCTCCTTCGTCATCGCTCTTCGAGTCCTCGTCC
The DNA window shown above is from bacterium and carries:
- a CDS encoding DUF4142 domain-containing protein; protein product: MKHSNRALVLGAMSLLLAACGTGIQEPVSRAQLGVLEARTEAMDAMFANKVAVVNMAEVALGKLAQANGGSQAVKDYGRKMEQDHSMANEKLTAIATKKGMTLPKDLDAEHKALYERLSKLTGKAFDTAYREAMVKGHEKAIKLFEEEIAKGQDADLKDFATKTLPTLKEHLKLAEQLPG
- a CDS encoding carbohydrate binding domain-containing protein; amino-acid sequence: MARCLRVTIAFLMAALSLLGCQLPPAAAPGPSNTARALVGASLFTGRLVLDDSYAAQANVSQVRVNATVTLLDPATLQAKGTGITAPDGTFTVQALGAFTPAVGGLYLLESSKTLAGAGSPVFRLRTLVQFTASGWTSVSGTAIQLSSMTTAVGLLWDHLGLAASDVIGKVSYETTTGTPRASALGAGASEALVRQVEALVQEALLGDMDPVQFVRPGPGGVWRLGMGDRSRNLLVNPGFEDAALREWFFHNPVAAATYSIETGVVHEGKQALRFTANAAGDMWLGQGYAGGFLLSKGLGLEAGKTYTYSLYARGASGGERLQFQVNPQTDALTRFNSPNFVLTQQWRRYSFSFTATGSTPRAIALFRPGSVAGEVTFPATVYVDALQLEEGGGATDYAPQGQRVIQGFSNADERVGTTLASGRVGTGVVVDLGTNLAPNSSFELDGDADGVPDGMLLSGSNGGQFALDPNVYRFGARSLRVTKASANEDYVHYMLNQTFRAGRTYTFSVWVKGQGITGSPDGIDFGIYLDPYLASGPLSVPDIINSCPAPVGTFGWTRISVTKTFVNTCTTAKVIPILRRRTGTAWFDGFQVEEADYPTPYGGDGTGPDTLAFDANRYLNRSQGTAAFWYRPAYHWGERPTMVFGVTRADNGDDVFNLDTYRAADGTPQLRLQLHSGTAWNVATYRPTTTTPWRADTWHHLATSWGPRGMELYLDGEKVATHPYAGPIFNSPLGRLLFSGTSSNFTACALGTLDGLQVWDVQQSPEWVKKDFLGLVQ
- a CDS encoding SRPBCC family protein translates to MRSRLLACLVPLCLALTLMRPAAALPEAGLDLSAREVKAVEQGEVVVRLRNTHESTLKDVLCVGLVKASADRVWNVLIDYDRYDKIFKGILKTDTRSKEGPVEDHYSLLDYPWPMTDRWVVNRITHAADKRSITWHRVEGTVKEVVGSWHLVPDGDETLVIYKVRLDPGIPLIPAWAIDWGTQRVAPDIIHALRRQLR
- a CDS encoding tyrosine-protein phosphatase; its protein translation is MKLRHWTQGLLTAAMAVSLVGCGMASPQQGGALSGASSNRVVAESVPSAAALERLAAASPDRLIDNAPLEPGAEGIWPKPPAEDLGNLGKLEPNLWRGARPTEKGMDMLLAMGCKTIVNFENDKKVVAQEKAWAEARGIKFVSIPLSIITPPKLENINKFLTLANDPSARPLYFHCMQGRDRTGTAAFAYRISHDGWSYDKAYEEMKAYKFHTYLLGLRGFLVWYAKTQAPAAALAQ
- a CDS encoding HAMP domain-containing histidine kinase codes for the protein MHLFSEALILVSFAVCLLEGLLFFHMARRYHRAYAWPYAWMCGAAGLFLGASFFARGEAPAWLATFWAASYWVLVATATEFNLRLTENRLTLRPYVGWIGLGILALSLLVIYPAPYALPAQLTWVGIAGASSVFQQGLYWRFWQRSRTLARTILLVSTTFIFLSYTCFALSVWWPALTLLSTVLLLVALILQPIGCFSLLFESVADELKEQNRQVAEERQRVSRLVEERTTELAEANAYLEATLADLRRLDRHKDEFFSVVSHELRTPVAAILGFGEFLEDRLAGDLSPGQEEFVAGILSATRQLARLVDDLLDVARIAGGTLRLEPRLTSLSDLLAQALAIATPLCDRKRQRLNVTIAADLPLIHGDPQRLIQVVLNLLSNASKFSPEGSDVSLRAEKEPGGVVISVSDQGIGIDPQEHAFVFDRFYQSDRSLTRRRGGVGLGLAIARELVAMHGGRITLESAFGQGATFRIHLPVAAATGPLRV